Genomic segment of Nilaparvata lugens isolate BPH chromosome 6, ASM1435652v1, whole genome shotgun sequence:
CAAGATTACATATTATTATCCGATTCTACTCAATATCACAATGAAAATTGCAATGCTTATCGCAGTGAGGTATTGCAAGTAAACGTATTCTGGAATGTTTAATGAAAATTGGATTTTAGTTTAATTTATTCACTGATCTTTCTGACTGAGCTTTGGAAAATATGAGCTGATAAACTGAATAAGGTTCAAGGAAAAatagaatttgtgaaaaatacaCATTCGAAATTGATAGAGTATGTTAAGCCCTTGATTAATACCATGTCAGATCTGATACAAACCcaattcaaatgaatgaattgtagGTCAGGCAAATTAATATCGTCCAATAAATCATGATTCTAATTGAATACAGTAATCCATTCCACCTTCTTGATTCAAACTTGTTCATTAAGCTCGTACCCACCTGAGCTTATATCCTGCTCACTGAAAAGATttaattttcatgatgattaatCAAACCATTCCGATAGGACTTCAATCacaaattatttcataaatttgtaCGAATACTCATTGATTCtatgttgaaaaaaaaaacgtGTTAAATTAATGTGGAATTTCACATGGGAATATTCAAGATCtcagagaaaatgaaaaaaatctggtgtggcgcactcacacaacattccttgccgttatgaaaattgatcacctgacgctagtgttcccgcgcatctcaagtctactattcagtgatttgagccagctggtgacagggtaataacgctggagacacacatgaggtctgctatctcttcatagtgaatgatttaatagaatcaacaataaatttcaattttaggtgaaaatgttactgaacattaattgtagagtttttcatgctcaatttaCTCCACTTGATTctctttgtttcaattgtatctgaagcctgataattgggaatctatctgcattgatggggcggagctcctgaaatttttacagatatgggacttgtggcagttgatagagcttatcgatgacttttttaggtatgaatttgatcaaaatcgttgtagccgtttccgagaaaatcacgataaaccctgtttttgacaacatttttcgccattttagccgccatcttgaattgcatttgatcgaaattgttcgtgtcggatccttataatgaaaggaccttaagttccaaatttcaagtcattccgttaattgggagatgagatatcgtgtacacagacgcacatacactcatacacacacacacacacacacacacacacacacacacacacacacacacacacacacaaacacacacacaaacacaatcatacagaccaatacccaaaaaccagttttttggactcaggggaccttgaaacgtatagaaatttggaaattggggtaccttaatttttttcggaaagcaatactttccttacctatggtaataggacaaggaaagtaaaactacTTATATTCTACAAGTAACACAGATTCAGACCAGTAAACCGGATCATATTGAACGCCAGAAGCAGAGAAAAATTTGATGGATAGAAACGCACTTCGCAGATATGagaagaaagtgagagagaatgtgAGATTTGCGAACAAGAGAAATTGGTTACGTATAAGCAAGTGAAAAGAATGGAACACGATAGAAATAAAAGCGAAACAATTTATTTTCGCAACTTTCTACTGCACCGGTATGTTCTTCATTTCCCATTTTCCCCTGTCTATCATATTATGTATCAAATACAGGAAAATGATGACACCTACAGatggaaatctattattttGAGATTTCTCATTTTAAATCCACTTGGAACATTACTATATACTTAAACATATACATACGTACAAACGTATACATAAGTATACATATACTTAAAAATGtcatatatactatatacttgGAATATATTATACCGATGTTACCAAGATTACATATTATCCGATTCTACTCAATATCACAATGAAAATTGCAATGCTTATCGCAGTGAGGTATTGCAAGTGAACGTATTCTGGAATGtttaatgaaaattttattttaatttaatttattcactgATCTTTCTGACTgagctttgaaaaatatgagctGATAAACTGAATAAGGTTCAAGGAAAAATAGAATTTGTAAATACACttcaaaattaattgagtaCCTATGTTAAGTCCTTGATTAATACACTGTCAGATCAGATACATACCCTaatcaaatgaatgaattattgtagGTCAGGCAAATTAATATCGTCCAATAAATCATGATTCTAATTGAATACAGTAATCCATTCTACCGTCTCGATTCAAACTCATTCATTAAGCTCGTACCCACCtgagctcatatcctgctcactgaaaagatttaattttcatgatgattaatCAAACCATTCGGATAGGGCTTCATTCACAAATTagtatttcatgaatttgtacGAATATTCATTTGATTCTATGTTGAAAAAATAACGTGTTTCATTAATGTGAAATTTCACATGGGAATATTGAAGATCtcagagaaaataaaaaaaaatctggtgtggcgcactcacacaacattccttgccgttatgaaaattgatcacctgacgctagtgttcccgcgcatctcaagtgaGGAGGTGAGAGTCAAAACTCACATGTTCCAAAAAATGCGAAATTGAGATGGCActgtcatcttgttcttcttcttgagCTAAACATTGCTATGCTATTGGTTTACAACAAAACCAGCTTGttcttattcaaatttaatgacAAAAAGTGAGGTTAGTAGCAAAACTCACATGATCCAAAGGAACATGTAAGTTTTGATGCATAACGGCTACTAGCAGGTCATGTGATCACTTTCGACCAATCGTGCGCCAGCTATCTGCTCTTTGTCCGTCTGTCGTCTGCTTTGAGTGGGATACAAAGCTGATAGTTTGTGATTGTTAGCAGtagttattgatagaattctTCTAATTTCTACTCCATTCTACCAATTATTAGTTCAGTAATGGAAGAGTTTGTAGTTCCAATCAAAGATGGTGAAAAACCAACAAAGAAAACTCCTGACAAAAGTACATGGAAACGCACGAAAGAAAAGATTGCCAGGTAGGTCTAACCTCACTTTTCTTATactgttttaataaaatttaatgttTGAGTTATACACTGTCAAAACTGATCAGAAGGAAACAATTTTACAAGAAGGTAAAATTTGTTTCTTTCTGTTCCAGACACAAGCCATCACAGATGCCAGAATTCCCCAAATGCAACCACTTTACTGGGGCATTCCAGTGCCGCACATTAACAATGAGAGACGTACAAAAATTCCATGGTTTATTCTACAAACGCCCGGAACGCCAAcaccaaaataattttattcttcgAAATGTGGAAATAAAGAACGTTCAGAGGAGGAGATCAAGAGAACACAAAACTAAAGAAAAATCACAACTACTGAGGACTACAAAATATTTCGTCAAAACTACAGCAGGAGATAAAGTGCCAGTCTGTATGAAcagttttttatcaattctagGCGTATCCCGATTTCGTGTCAATAATATCacaaatgagttgaaaaaaaatggtgAAGTAGTTGAAAGAAGAGGGGTTTCGCAAGAAAGAGAAGTACTCAACACAAAAAATCAgtattatgaattttatcaacaCATTGAAATGTGTTGAATCTCACTATTGTAGGGAGAGAAGCTGCCGAAAGTATCTTCCCAGTGATCTTAATGTAAAAAACTATGGAGAATTTactcatcaaaaaaaaaaacttggcaGTAAAACTATCCTTTTTCCGAAAGATTTTcaacacacaatacaatattggtTTTGGCACGCCAAGAACCGATGTATGCTCTACGTGTTTAAGCCTCAGAGAGAAAATCAAATGTGAAATGGATGCTGTGAAGAAAAATGAGCTCTTAACAGAAAAACGGGTACATCGTCTGCGCTACAAAGCATTTTACAAAAAACTTCAAGAAAAAGACAATGACATCTTAATATTGTCATTTGATTGCCAAAAAAATTTGGCACTTCCTAAGATACCCGATCAATCAACATACTACAGCCGCCAgttctattttcagaattttacaGTTGTGAAGGGACACAGCAGAGGGCCATTGAACCCTTCAACAGTAACGTCCTACTGTTGGACTGAGAATGAGTATTCAAAGGACTCCAACCTTATTTCATCATGTGTCTTTGACTGTCTGCGAAGTACTGATTTGACCTTATATAAAAAAGTGAGACTGATCTCTGATGGTTTGGGGGTCAAAATAAAAACTCTATCCTTGTAGCCATGTGTCACTCATGGCTCTGGTGTTTTGCACCCAACAAcatagaagaagttgaattggtTTTTCCGGTAACAGGCCATAGCTTTTTACCCCCAGATAGAGTTTTTGGAAACATTGAACGTAGAATGAAAAAGATTGAAGAGATCATCAAGCCTGAGGATGTCGTGAAAATAATATCCGAATATGCAATGGTGAAGAGAGTTGGTATTGACTGTGAGGTGGGGGACTTTCGTAAATTGGCACGGTCACAATTTAAAAACCTAACGAGCTGGAACTTCCAAATTCTCAATccaaaagaataattttcaaaaaggcAAAACGCACTCCCAACATTCTCACAAGGGGAGAAAGTACTTACCGGACAGATTTGGGGAAGAGCCAGGTCCTTACAAAGAAAGGAGTGTTAATGAATGGATTGAACCCTGACATAATCGAGAAGAAGAACTTGGTGTCACTAGAAAAAAAGAAGGATGTTGAAAAACTCCTTACAAATCATTTTGGAGCGAATTGGAGAGAGAATCAACAACTTGAGTTTTACCGCAGCATTATTGATAACACCTCTGCTGAACCTGTTCCTGAAGAAGAAGTTTGTGAATTTGTGGATGGGTGTTCTAATTTGATAATCTGAATTAAATACTGGAGAAAATTACTAAACCAAAATGATTTTATCAAAATGAccaatcaattttaatcaaaataatttttcatgatgattgTCATCATAAAcactatttctattattgtgaATCCTTTTATCTAGCATTTTTCCACTTTTATATTAAACTTCATAATAAACAAGctcaaatttttattgtctaggtttattattgttattctaacCCAAAAAATTTCCTCTGAGATGTTTTGGCagtgtataaaaatatataaattcttCTGAACTTGCAATAATTcatgtagttttttttttacaaaagtaACTATCAGATCACCTATTG
This window contains:
- the LOC120352070 gene encoding uncharacterized protein LOC120352070, with the translated sequence MEEFVVPIKDGEKPTKKTPDKSTWKRTKEKIARHKPSQMPEFPKCNHFTGAFQCRTLTMRDVQKFHGLFYKRPERQHQNNFILRNVEIKNVQRRRSREHKTKEKSQLLRTTKYFVKTTAGDKVPVCMNSFLSILGVSRFRVNNITNELKKNGEVVERRGVSQEREVLNTKNQYYEFYQHIEMC